One Brassica napus cultivar Da-Ae chromosome C4, Da-Ae, whole genome shotgun sequence genomic region harbors:
- the LOC111213410 gene encoding alpha carbonic anhydrase 8-like, which translates to MAMAKMLCFIVIPSLCLLNVEFSRAQEDSPSHAATSPEREAPAHSPLPPPSSSSPESHSSPSPSPSRSPSPSPSPSPSPEAVPLPPPASSPDSPPPSPQQEPPSPSPSSPEPAPAPAPSDDDADDDSEEETENFPSPTPSPAPAEEGEPEDIKASEDGEFEQEEGEDRGMSGWKKAGIVIGALLGVGAIAIGALIYKKRQDNLARARYTYFNQSEFL; encoded by the coding sequence ATGGCCATGGCTAAAATGCTATGTTTCATTGTCATTCCATCATTGTGTCTCCTAAATGTCGAATTCTCGCGTGCACAGGAGGACTCTCCATCACATGCTGCTACCTCACCGGAACGTGAGGCACCAGCGCATTCTCCTCTTCCACCaccgtcttcttcttcaccagaATCACATTCCTCTCCCTCACCATCTCCATCACGGTCACcgtcaccatcaccatcaccatcaccatcaccagAAGCGGTTCCCCTTCCGCCACCAGCTTCATCACCAGATTCTCCACCACCATCTCCTCAGCAGGAACCTCCTTCCCCATCTCCATCATCTCCTGAACCAGCACCTGCTCCTGCTCCATCAGACGATGATGCCGATGATGATTCAGAGGAGGAGACAGAGAATTTCCCTTCTCCGACCCCATCTCCTGCGCCCGCGGAAGAGGGTGAACCAGAAGACATCAAAGCAAGCGAGGATGGTGAATTCGAGCAAGAGGAAGGCGAAGATAGAGGGATGAGTGGATGGAAGAAAGCAGGGATCGTCATTGGAGCGTTACTTGGAGTTGGAGCCATTGCAATCGGAGCTCTTATTTACAAGAAACGACAAGATAACTTAGCCAGGGCTCGTTACACTTACTTTAACCAATCAGAGTTTCTTTAA
- the LOC111213409 gene encoding beta-galactosidase 8 gives MVRGKKVEIVSLLVLVIVMAATAATVTYDHRALVIDGKRKILISGSIHYPRSTPEMWPDLIQKSKDGGLDVIETYVFWNGHEPEKNKYNFEGRYDLVKFVKLAAKAGLYVHLRIGPYACAEWNYGGFPVWLHFVPGIKFRTDNEPFKAEMQRFTAKIVDLMKQEKLFASQGGPIILSQIENEYGNIDSEYGAAGKSYMKWSASMALSLDTGVPWNMCQQGDAPDPIINTCNGFYCDQFTPNSNNKPKMWTENWSGWFLGFGEPTPYRPVEDLAFAVARFFQRGGTFQNYYMYHGGTNFERTSGGPLISTSYDYDAPIDEYGLLRQPKWGHLRDLHKAIKLCEDALIATDPKITSLGSNLEAAVYKTSTGSCAAFLANIGTQSDATVTFNGKSYRLPAWSVSILPDCKNVAFNTAKINSATESTTFARQSLKPDGGSSAELGSQWSYIKETIGISKDDAFVKPGLLEQINTTADKSDYLWYSLRMDIKGDETFLDEGSKAVLHIQSIGQVVYAFINGKLAGSGNGRTKISLDIPINLVTGKNTIDLLSVTVGLANYGAFFDIIGAGITGPVSLKSAKTGSSMDLSSQQWTYQVGLKGEDTGLGSGDSSEWISKSPLPTSQPLIWYKTTFDAPSGSDPVAIDFTGTGKGIAWVNGQSIGRYWPTSIARADGCVGSCNYRGTYRNNKCLKNCGKPSQTLYHVPRSWIKPSGNTLVLLEEMGGDPTKISFATKHTGSNLCLKVSQSHPAPVDTWTSDFKFSNRTSPVLSLKCPVSTQMISSINFASFGTPTGTCGSFSHGRCSSARSLSVVQKACVGSRSCKVEVSTRVFGEPCRGVVKSLAVEAACA, from the exons ATGGTAAGAGGAAAGAAGGTGGAGATTGTTTCTCTACTTGTTCTTGTGATAGTGATGGCCGCAACGGCGGCAACTGTGACGTATGACCACCGTGCTCTTGTAATCGACGGGAAAAGGAAGATTCTGATCTCTGGCTCAATTCACTATCCTCGTAGCACTCCTGAG ATGTGGCCAGACCTTATACAGAAATCAAAGGACGGTGGCTTGGACGTTATAGAGACATACGTGTTCTGGAATGGTCACGAGCCTGAGAAGAACAAG TATAATTTTGAAGGAAGATATGATTTAGTAAAATTTGTGAAGCTTGCTGCTAAAGCTGGTCTTTATGTTCATCTACGAATTGGTCCTTACGCTTGCGCAGAATGGAATTACGG AGGTTTTCCAGTGTGGTTGCATTTTGTTCCTGGAATTAAGTTTCGAACTGACAATGAACCATTTAAG GCGGAAATGCAGCGGTTCACTGCCAAGATTGTTGATCTGATGAAGCAAGAAAAGCTATTTGCATCGCAAGGAGGCCCAATCATTCTATCCCAG ATTGAGAATGAATACGGGAATATTGATTCAGAGTATGGTGCTGCTGGTAAAAGTTATATGAAGTGGTCTGCTTCTATGGCTCTTTCACTAGACACTGGTGTACCCTGGAACATGTGCCAACAAGGAGATGCTCCTGATCCCATT ATCAACACATGCAACGGTTTCTACTGCGACCAGTTTACTCCCAACTCAAACAACAAACCTAAGATGTGGACCGAGAATTGGAGTGGATG GTTCCTTGGTTTTGGAGAACCTACCCCTTACAGGCCAGTTGAAGATCTTGCATTTGCGGTCGCACGGTTTTTTCAACGAGGTGGAACTTTCCAGAACTATTACATG TATCACGGTGGAACAAACTTTGAAAGAACAAGTGGAGGACCCTTAATCTCTACTAGTTATGACTATGATGCTCCCATTGATGAGTATG gaCTTCTTAGACAGCCAAAATGGGGACATTTGCGAGATCTACACAAGGCTATCAAGCTTTGTGAAGACGCCTTGATTGCTACTGATCCAAAAATTACTTCGTTAGGTTCAAATTTGGAG GCAGCTGTATACAAAACTTCAACTGGATCATGCGCTGCTTTTCTTGCAAATATCGGCACACAATCTGATGCAACTGTGACTTTCAATGGCAAATCATATCGCTTGCCTGCATGGTCCGTTAGCATCTTGCCGGATTGCAAGAATGTAGCTTTCAACACAGCAAAG ATAAACTCTGCCACCGAGTCTACCACATTTGCTCGTCAATCATTAAAGCCTGATGGTGGTTCATCTGCGGAACTAGGATCACAATGGAGTTACATTAAAGAAACTATTGGAATATCCAAGGATGATGCATTCGTGAAACCTGGATTGTTGGAGCAGATTAACACTACAGCTGATAAAAGCGACTACTTGTGGTACTCACTGAG GATGGATATTAAGGGCGATGAGACTTTCCTTGATGAAGGATCTAAAGCCGTCCTTCACATCCAATCCATAGGCCAAGTGGTGTATGCTTTTATAAATGGAAAACTTGCAG GAAGTGGAAATGGCAGGACGAAGATTTCTTTGGACATCCCAATTAATCTTGTAACTGGGAAGAACACAATTGATCTTCTTAGTGTGACCGTAGGGCTTGCG AACTATGGAGCTTTCTTTGACATAATTGGAGCAGGAATCACCGGTCCTGTGTCACTTAAAAGCGCCAAAACTGGTAGCTCAATGGATTTGTCATCACAGCAGTGGACTTATCAG GTAGGACTCAAAGGGGAAGACACAGGATTAGGAAGTGGAGATTCTTCTGAATGGATTTCAAAGTCTCCTTTGCCCACTAGCCAGCCACTAATTTGGTACAAG ACAACATTTGACGCTCCTTCTGGGAGTGATCCAGTAGCGATAGACTTCACAGGCACAGGAAAAGGCATTGCGTGGGTGAACGGACAGAGCATAGGTCGGTACTGGCCGACCAGTATTGCACGAGCCGATGGTTGCGTAGGGTCATGCAACTATAGAGGAACCTACCGCAATAACAAATGTCTCAAGAACTGTGGAAAACCTTCGCAGACATT GTATCACGTGCCTCGCTCGTGGATAAAACCAAGCGGGAACACTCTTGTTCTGTTGGAAGAAATGGGTGGAGACCCGACGAAGATATCGTTTGCAACTAAACACACAGGAAGCAACTTGTGTTTGAAGGTGTCACAGTCTCATCCAGCTCCTGTGGACACATGGACTTCGGACTTCAAATTCTCAAACAGAACCAGTCCGGTTCTTTCGTTAAAATGTCCCGTCTCCACTCAGATGATATCTTCTATAAACTTTGCAAGCTTCGGTACACCCACAGGTACTTGCGGTAGTTTTAGCCACGGCCGGTGCAGTAGCGCCCGATCTCTCTCCGTCGTTCAAAAG GCATGTGTTGGATCAAGGAGTTGCAAAGTTGAAGTATCGACGAGAGTCTTTGGAGAGCCTTGTCGTGGCGTCGTCAAGAGCTTAGCTGTGGAAGCTGCTTGTGCATGA
- the LOC125585447 gene encoding zinc finger CCCH domain-containing protein 24-like, with product MTSSSVDELPSAAETLTYQIPSDTTPIDPIPSSNDVEAVGEKRKRDDDDDEKTTNLESSTPSPWFKTSLCSYFRRQGSCSHGDACKYAHGEKELRQKPDNTWDPTSERGKKVKMMSEKSAEEEEEVGDVMFTEEMMDDNDGEEGGVHDLSLSKCLVHLPTKWQSDDIKTFLREQGVEYKFAKKRRGMMVGFLTFENAEQLKNGVEVLEGKNVNNKSLKIANVLPRTFDKNGAKNPAAKLKSAREAVTPLADLSYADQLEQKKASISQMLKKLTRNARKACPNGKSLPEWVLQSREIGGLSCKLEGIIESPLVNGYRNKCEFSTGYSVEGKLTVGFMLGNFSAGVTAVEEAVNCPNISKLACRYASIFQSFLEKSRLPVWNRFKSCGFWRQLTVREGSKPGVVSSDEDADSRIAEVMLMVQVCSTDTDEAEVATEFEQMAKAFAEGARASSPPLPLTVLVVQDHVGISNVAPPDCPLRLLPIPVSDNGTHQDQSTNVLTEARIHDHINNLRFSISPTAFFQVNTCAAEKLYSLAGDWADLGPDTLLFDVCCGTGTIGLTLAHRVGMVIGIEMNASAVSDAERNAKINGISNCKFICSKAEDVMSSLLTEYLDVSETEEAKPLSGDLEKQISSAEEISNSEDAPPANIQEVQKTEQKDSSETERSTKRQFKNVVAIVDPPRPGLHPDVIKALRTHPRLKTLVYISCNPETLVANAIELCTPSFEKTGQENKGYRRQSKMGTAALARHRAKKMPASEPFKPVKAMAVDLFPHTDHCEMVMLLNR from the exons ATGACGTCATCTTCAGTCGACGAGCTCCCTTCCGCCGCCGAAACCCTAACATACCAGATTCCATCCGACACCACTCCCATCGACCCAATCCCATCTTCCAATGACGTCGAAGCCGTAGGGGAGAAACGTAAGcgcgacgacgacgacgacgagaAGACCACCAATCTCGAATCCTCCACTCCTTCGCCGTGGTTCAAGACGAGCCTCTGCTCCTACTTCAGACGCCAGGGCTCGTGCAGCCACGGGGACGCGTGCAAGTACGCCCACGGCGAGAAAGAGCTTCGTCAGAAACCGGATAACACGTGGGATCCGACCTCCGAGCGCGGTAAGAAGGTGAAGATGATGTCGGAGAAATCcgcggaggaggaagaagaagtgggcGACGTTATGTTCACGGAGGAGATGATGGATGATAACGATGGTGAAGAGGGAGGTGTTCATGATCTGTCGCTGAGTAAATGTTTGGTGCATTTACCTACCAAATGGCAATCAGATGATATCAAGACCTTTCTCCGAGAGCAG GGAGTTGAATACAAGTTTGCGAAGAAAAGACGAGGAATGATGGTTGGTTTCCTGACCTTTGAGAATGCAGAACAATTGAAAAACGGCGTCGAG GTTTTGGAAGGCAAAAATGTGAATAACAAGAGTTTGAAGATTGCTAATGTCCTTCCCCGTACATTCGACAAGAACGGAGCGAAGAATCCGGCTGCTAAACTCAAAAGCGCCCGCGAAGCCGTGACTCCCTTGGCAGACCTGTCTTACGCGGACCAGCTTGAACAGAAGAAGGCTTCTATCTCGCAAATGCTGAAAAAACTT ACGAGGAATGCGCGTAAAGCTTGTCCTAATGGAAAATCACTTCCAGAATGGGTCCTTCAGTCTAGAGAAATAG GTGGTCTTTCATGTAAGCTCGAGGGCATTATAGAATCACCGCTTGTGAATGGTTACAGGAACAAGTGTGAGTTCTCAACTGGATATTCCGTTGAGGGGAAGTTAACTGTCGGATTCATGCTCGGAAATTTTAG TGCGGGTGTAACAGCAGTGGAGGAAGCTGTGAACTGTCCCAATATCTCGAAACTTGCTTGCCGTTACGCTTCGATCTTTCAGAGTTTCTTAGAAAAATCAAGGCTCCCTGTTTGGAATAGGTTTAAAAGCTGTGGGTTCTGGCGACAGTTGACG GTTCGAGAAGGGAGCAAACCTGGTGTGGTTTCAAGTGATGAAGATGCCGATTCAAGAATTGCAGAGGTTATGCTTATGGTTCAGGTTTGTTCTACGGATACTGACGAGGCAGAAGTGGCGACTGAGTTTGAACAAATGGCAAAAGCATTTGCTGAAGGAGCTAGAGCAAGCTCTCCACCTCTTCCTCTCACTGTATTAGTTGTTCAA GATCACGTAGGGATATCAAACGTTGCACCACCAGATTGTCCACTACGGTTGCTGCCTATTCCAGTGTCAGATAATGGAACACATCAGGACCAATCCACCAATGTCTTGACTGAAGCTCGGATTCACGATCACATCAACAACCTTCGGTTCAGCATATCCCCAACAGCGTTCTTTCAG GTTAATACATGCGCCGCGGAGAAGTTATATTCACTTGCCGGAGATTGGGCTGATCTTGGTCCTGACACTTTGCTCTTTGATGTATGTTGTGGAACCGGAACAATTGGTCTTACGCTGGCACATCGTGTTGGCATG GTGATTGGCATAGAAATGAACGCTTCGGCTGTATCAGATGCGGAGCGGAATGCAAAGATCAATGGCATAAGCAACTGCAAGTTCATATGTTCAAAG GCAGAGGATGTGATGAGCTCTCTACTTACAGAATACCTAGATGTGTCTGAAACTGAAGAAGCCAAACCTCTAAGTGGTGATCTTGAGAAACAAATTTCCTCAGCAGAAGAAATCTCAAACTCAGAAGATGCACCTCCTGCAAACATTCAAGAAGTTCAAAAGACTGAGCAGAAGGACTCCTCTGAGACGGAACGATCTACAAAACGACAGTTCAAAAACGTAGTTGCTATAGTGGATCCACCTCGTCCTGGACTTCATCCAGATGTAATCAAAGCCCTGAGAACCCATCCACGGCTGAAGACGCTTGT GTACATATCGTGCAACCCTGAAACGCTAGTGGCAAACGCAATAGAGCTTTGCACGCCGTCTTTCGAGAAAACGGGTCAGGAGAACAAAGGCTACCGAAGACAGAGCAAGATGGGAACCGCCGCTTTGGCTCGACACAGAGCCAAGAAAATGCCTGCTTCTGAGCCTTTTAAGCCTGTCAAAGCCATGGCCGTTGACCTTTTCCCTCACACCGACCACTGCGAGATGGTAATGCTACTCAATAggtaa
- the LOC125585449 gene encoding uncharacterized protein LOC125585449 — translation MISILAQERLLGFTLGSALTGFIVLEQRKLIHESVADRKSQSVDQSQVREGIFGKKYRMEFASVWNKAVDQTFEPAIQYLSSRKW, via the exons ATGATCAGCATTCTCGCTCAG GAGCGTCTTCTCGGCTTCACGCTGGGTAGCGCCTTGACCGGATTCATCGTTCTCGAGCAGCGAAAACTCATCCATGAATCCGTCGCCGATCGTAAATCTCAATCCGTCGATCAATCTCAG GTGAGAGAAGGCATATTCGGGAAGAAATATCGGATGGAGTTTGCATCTGTGTGGAACAAAGCTGTGGACCAGACCTTTGAACCTGCCATTCAATATCTTAGCTCTCGTAAATGGTAG
- the LOC125585448 gene encoding glyoxylase I 4-like, whose translation MEKKKNKSDESKPPLMALNHVSRLCRDVKKSLEFYTKVLGFVETERPASLDFDGAWLFNYGVGIHLVQAKDEEKLPSNTEHLDPMDNHISFQCEDMEALEKRLKEVDVKYIKRTVGEQEDAAIDQLFFNDPDGFMVEICNCENLELKPRDSADAIRLPGDRHAPPVSLPG comes from the coding sequence atggagaagaagaagaataaaagcGATGAATCAAAGCCGCCATTGATGGCGTTAAACCATGTATCAAGACTTTGCAGAGACGTCAAAAAGTCTCTCGAGTTCTACACGAAAGTGTTGGGGTTCGTGGAGACAGAGCGTCCCGCGTCCCTAGACTTCGACGGTGCGTGGCTATTCAACTACGGTGTTGGGATCCATTTGGTGCAGGCTAAAGACGAAGAAAAGCTACCTTCAAACACGGAGCATTTAGACCCAATGGATAACCACATCTCGTTCCAGTGCGAAGACATGGAAGCTTTGGAGAAGAGGCTCAAGGAAGTGGATGTGAAGTACATCAAGAGGACGGTAGGTGAGCAGGAAGACGCGGCTATCGACCAGCTCTTCTTTAATGATCCCGATGGTTTCATGGTCGAGATTTGTAACTGCGAGAATCTTGAGCTTAAACCGCGTGATTCAGCTGATGCTATACGTCTCCCGGGAGATCGGCACGCGCCTCCTGTTTCTCTCCCTGGCTAG
- the LOC125585850 gene encoding uncharacterized protein LOC125585850, which yields MRAISLIRFFFFIVIYLCFSTPSTAAPHTTTERAYGVTNIKTHIPLVLDLDECNYDAWRELFLMHCLTFDALGHLDGSSTPTDDNDAAWHKRDVIVKLWLYGTIAKPLFKSTFKKGGTAHDVWARIENQFRNNKEARVMQLDNDLRNKEIGELSINEYCQQQVHCRPAL from the coding sequence ATGAGAGCCATCTCTCTGATCCGATTCTTTTTCTTTATCGTAATCTACCTTTGCTTTTCTACGCCATCGACGGCTGCCCCACACACCACGACCGAGAGAGCCTACGGAGTTACGAACATTAAGACACACATACCGCTTGTCCTTGATCTAGACGAGTGCAACTACGATGCGTGGAGGGAGTTGTTCCTGATGCACTGCCTCACCTTCGATGCTCTCGGCCATCTTGATGGAAGCTCTACCCCGACTGATGACAACGACGCCGCCTGGCACAAGCGAGATGTGATTGTTAAGCTTTGGCTGTATGGAACGATTGCTAAGCCGCTGTTCAAATCCACTTTCAAGAAAGGTGGAACCGCTCACGACGTTTGGGCTCGGATTGAGAATCAATTCCGAAACAATAAAGAAGCTAGAGTCATGCAACTGGACAACGACCTTCGCAACAAGGAGATCGGAGAACTATCCATTAACGAGTACTGTCAACAACAAGTCCACTGCCGACCTGCTCTCTAA